The DNA window CCCTGGCGGAGTTGGCGGACCAAATGGGCGACGACGTACACCCGTGCTCGCAACTCATGCGGCAGATCGCGGCGGACCTGTGGGCGGAATCAGGGGCGGAGTACCTGGACGCGGACGCGGAGTTGGCGTCGCCCACGGTGGGTGACCGTGGCAGCGATGACGTGATATTCAATCTCCACATCCCCGGGAAGGGGCATTGGAATTGCCGCTACATGGACAACGGCTGCGGGATGGTCCACATCGACCGCAAGGGGGCGAGCGCTTTCGTGAACGATGAAGTGACCGTCAAGGAACTGCTGGAATGGCTGACGGCGGAAGCCAAGTAACCAGAAGGGAGCACGACCATGGATAACAGACACACCATCAAAATCCTGGGCGAGGACTGGACGTTGCGGTTTGTGTACCTGCCGATGCGCTACAACGGCAAGTACGTCGATTTCACCATTGACCCCGACGACCGATCGTTGGTCGCGTGTGCACTTGGCGGCGTTGAACGTGTCGCGCGGTGCGTAGCTGAGGGCATCGCCGTGGCTAGTTCTCAGATGCTCGACATGAAGTAACTCGGCACGCCCTGCGGAAACGTGGGGCGGACGCCTTATGACCAATCGATTGAACGAAGCAGACGCGGTGCATGAAGAGGGCAAGGCAGCGGCAATGGCGCACCTGTGGCTACTGCCGATGACCGAAGCCGACCGCGAATTGGCTATCGAGTTCGGAGCGAGCCTATACCGGCAGGTTCGCCCCCACCTGCTGAACCACGCCGGGCTGACCGTGTCCGCCGTCTTTGCCGCCGCCCTGGCGTATGGCGAAGCGGTGCAGGCGAACGAAATCTAACGCCGGGCTGATCCCCTGGCAGAATCGAAGGTGACCTATGGCAAGTCTGATTGATGACGGCGGCAACCTGTGGCGCGTGCAGTACACCCCGGCTGACGGCGGCAAGCGCCAAACGCTCCGCACGGGCAACATGAAGCCACGCGAGGCGCAGCGGTTCGCGGACAAGGTAGAAGCCCTGGTATCCGCCAAGCGACAGGGGCGACCGATCGACGATTCGACCGCCGCTTGGGTCGATGAGTTGACGGGCACCCTGCGTCAACGCCTGGAAGCCAAAGGATTGGTGAAGCCGCAGGCGAAGCCCGGCGAGATGAAGCTAGGACCGGCGCTCGACAAGTGGATTGAGACGATGAGCGTCAAGCCCGCTAGCCTCATCTTCTACGGGCAAGTTCGGCGCGACCTGCTGGCGTTCTTCGGGAAGGATCGCGACATCGCCACCATCGGACCGGAGCAGGCAGACGAGTGGCGGACGTGGTACACACAAAAGACAATCGGGAGGACCGGACGCCCGTTGTCGGTCGCGACCATCAGCAGGCGCGTCGTGGCTTGCCGCCATTTCTTTAAGACCCTTGTCCGGTGGAAGATGGTCATCGAGAACCCCTTCGCCGAGGTCAAGACCGGTTCACAGAAGAACAAGTCCCGCGCCTACTTCATTACCCGCGAAATGACGGACAAGGTATTTGCCGAATGCCCCGATGCCGAGTGGCGTCTGATCGTTGCCCTAAGCCGCTACGGCGGGCTGCGGTGCCCTTCCGAGCACGTCTTACTGCGGTGGCAGGATATCAATTGGGAGAAGGGGCGGATTCTGATTCACTCCCCGAAAACCGAACAGTACGCCGGACAGGAAACCCGTTGGTTGCCGCTCTTCCCTGAGTTGAAGCCCTTCCTGATGGAGTGCTTCGAGCAGGCGGCAGAAGGGGCGGAATACGTCATCGTGAAGCGCAGGAGCGCCAAGGTTAACCTGCGGACGCAGCTTCAGCGGATCATCACCCGAGCCGGGCTGACACCGTGGCCGCGTCTGTTCCACAACCTGCGGGCGACCCGCCAGACGGAACTAACCGAGGATTTCCCCTCGCACGTTGTCAGCGAATGGCTTGGCAACTCGGAAGACGTGGCGGCAGACCATTATCTGCAGGTCACCGATCAGCACTTCGAACGAGCGGCGGCAGCACCAGCGCAGGCGGCGCATAATGCGGCGCAGCGAGACTTGGAAACGGTGCAAAAGGCTGTGCAAGTCGCGACACCCACAAACGCAAAAACCACTGTGTTACCAGTGGTTGCGCCAGTCTGCACAAGTTCGCAGTCTGTTAAGGTGTTCCCGAGAGGTCTCGAACCTCTAACCTTCGGCTTCGGAGGCCGACGCTCTATCCAATTGAGCTACGAGAACGTTCACGAGGCAAGGTGCCTACCGCCAGTTCGAAATGATATCGCACAATCGCGTTGGCGTCCATTCTGCGCCGCAGCATGGCAACCGCCATCCAAGGCGACCGCCATCAACCCAGCGCACGCCGTGCCGCCGCCGGGAGAGTAATGGGTTCCTTCCGGCGTTGGGTCGCCTGCATGGCGTCGGCGACGACGCCTTCCAGGACGGCAATGTATTCCAGAAAACGCTCGCGGCCCGATTCGCTAAGCAGCACCTGCGTGTGCGGGCGATTGTTCCGCGTCGATTTGACCACATCCACGAACCCCTGCTCCTGCAACAGCTGAAGCTGTCGGCTCAGGTTGCCGTCGGTCAGGTGGCACAACTGCTTGAGGTCACTGAAACTCAGCCCCTCGGTGTTGGCCGCGAGGGACGAGAGAATGCTGAGCCTGGCGCGCTCATGGATGACGCGCTCCAGTCCGTCGTAAGCGAAACGCCCGCGCGACGCATCGGCTGACGCCTTGGAAGATTCGGGTTGTTGATTACGCTCGGCCATTGCCGCGCTCCACGTTGTAACAATTCAAAGTTGTAACCATTCCAAGTGCTGCCATCCGGGTCTCGGCCACTCCGAATGGTGCCCATGGCAAGCTTTTCAGATCGATCCTGCGGCCCGGCGTTCCAGGGTCCAGTAAAGGACCGCCGCCGCCAGAAACTGTCCGCCGCCAAACGCGACCGCCATCTGCACTGAGAAGCTGATGTCTTTCCGCGTCGCGATACAGAGCATGCCGGCCAGCAGATACCAGGCACCGACGATAAACGTCCCTCGCGGCAGCACGCGGCGGCTTGCCATCACACCCAAGCCGAACAGCGTACACCAGAGTCCCGGCAACATGTTCAGCGATCCGCCAGCCCACTCGGCGATGGCGTACGTCAGCATCGCGCCCGCGACCAGGCAGGGAACGAACTGCTCGACCGCCGACAGTGTCATCTCGCGCTGCATCGGCGAATGGTTCCGCCGAAAGCGCACAAACATTTCAGTCCCGACGACCGCGAGGCTCGCCCCCGCCGCCGCCAGCCAGACCCACAGCGCCGCGAAGTAGTTCTCGACAAGCGTCGCCTCGCCGATCAGGTAGCGCTGCACGCCCGCCGCGACCAGCGCCATCACCGCCGAGAACGCGGTGGTCGCCGCCCGATACCCGCGGAACACCTGCGTCCGCGCCATCTGCTGTCGGATCTCGGCGATCTGAGAAAGGGCGTCGTCGAGCTTCATAGCGACGGTCCGGCAGTGCAGCGCAAACCAGCGATGACATCTTACACCGCGAACTTTACATTGCAAAGGCGATGGACATTGCATCGTCGAAAGTCGATTCGCATTGGCGGAATGTCGGCTGGTGAAAGGGGAATCGATGGGGTCGTCGGCTGACTGAAGCCGTGTACGGGCATCACAGTCGGCAAACAGCAGTCGACGCTCCGACGTCAACAATCCGCCATCCCGCCTTGCCCCGGCGCATCCTTGCGTTATGTTGCCGGCGGTAACGAACTCATCCTTTCAACGGAGCAACGTCATGGCTGGCAAATTCGAGCTCAAGAAGTCCCCGTCGGGCAAGTTCATGTTCAATCTCAAGGCCGGCAACGGTCAGGTCATCCTGACCAGCGAGCTGTACAACGAGAAGGCCAGTGCCGAGAACGGCATCGCGTCGGTGAAGAAGAACTCGGCCGACGACGCCCGCTTCGAGCGCAAGAAAAGCAAGAACGACGAGCCCTACTTCGTCCTGACGGCGACCAACGGCCAGACGATCGGCAAGAGCGAGATGTACACGACCACCGCCGCAATGGAGAACGGCATCGCGTCGGTCAAGACCAACGGCCCGACGGCGGCGATCGACGACACCACGGCGGCGTGAGCTCCGGTGCGACGAATCCCCGATCAGAATTGAGTCGCATGCTGATTCACGCAAAGCCCGGGTCTTCGGCCCGGGCTTTGTCGTGTCATGCCTCGGGCAGCACTGTTCGGTGCGCACAGTGCGACGAACCCCGTTCCCCACGAGAGGCGGACTGCGTTTACTTTTCCGTCTTCTTTTTACCCGGTGTGATCATCGTGACCGGGGCGCCCTTGAGCAGCGGATTACCGAACACTGCCTGCTTGTCGCCCTGCTGCTCCATCCAGGCGGAGAGGTCTGCCCGCATCGCCGCAAGCCGGTCGGCGTGCGCCGGATCGGACGCGAGGTTGCGCAGTTCGTACGGGTCGGCCGTCAGGTCGTACAGCTCTTCAGCCGGCCGCTCGCTGTAGCGTTTGACAATCGCCGCGGCGGCGGGGTCGCGCTCGGCGGCCGCGAGCCAGGTCTTCCAGTACACCAGCCCGCTCGGCCCTGTGGACCGGGAGATGTGCGTGTGGTGCTGGAACTCCGGATGCAGGTTGCGGATGTACTTCCAGTCGCGCGTGCGGACACTGCGAATCGGGTACACGTTGAAATCGCCGTCGCCGCTGTGCGTGCTGTAAACGCGGTCGCGATGGGCCGTGGCCGTTCCGCGCAGGATGCCCGCGAACGACTTCCCGTCCAACCCTTCCGGCACCTTTCCACCGCCCAGTTCGATTAGCGTCGGGAGCAGATCCGGCCAGCACAACATCGCATCGCTGGACGTGCCCGGCTTGATCCTGCCCGGCCAGGCCACGATCAGCGGAATGCGAATGCCGGCGTCGTAAAGGTTCCACTTCCCGAAAGGCCACGCGCCGCCGTGGTCGGCGGTGTAGATGAACAGGGTGTCGCCGGGAATCTTCTGTCCCACCAGCGCTCGAACCTCGCCGAGCAGTGTGTCGGACTTGGTGACGTCGGTGAGGTAACTGGCCCGCTCTTCCCGTGTGACGGCGGTATCAACGTGCGTCGGCGGAATCTTTACCGCCGCCGGGTCGTAGGTGCGCTCGGCACTCCAAGGCGTGTGGGGGTGCCGCGTGCCGACGAAGAGGCAAAGGGGTTTGGCGGCGTTGCGACCGGCCAGGAACTTCGCCACCGCGGCCGTATCCGAAAGCCCCTGATTCGGACCGTCGACGTAATCAAAGCCGTGATCCTTGGCGTAGGTGTTGTGGGCCACCTTGCCGATCGCGGCCACCTCATAGCCGAGCGCATGAAGTGCAGGCGGAAGCGAGGCGACATTGGCATTCTTGGCCTTGTGGTTCGGCTCGGCCCCGTTCCGAGCTGACCAGAGCCCGGTCAGCAGCGCCGTCCGGCTCGGACCGCACGCCGGCGAAGCCACAAATGCGTGGGTGAACTTCATCCCGTCGGCGGCCAGTCGAGCCATGTTCGGCGTGCGGACTTCCGTCGAACCGTACGCCTCGGAGTCCAACTGGCTGTGATCGTCTGAGATAAAAACAACGACGTTCGGCGGTGTCGCCCCGAACGACGACTGCGTGCCAAGCGTGCAGAAAATCGCCAGTAAAAGGGCAATGCGTTTCATGATTTGAAGGGCCTATCGCGTATGATCGTGACAATCCGTTGAAGCCAGCACTCGACCGGCCGACCCGTCCGGGAGCCTGAACAACTCAACGGCCTCTGGTCATGAAAATTGCATCGGTGTCGGTGCGGCACATCGCGGTGACGATGAACCGTTCGAGCGGGCGGGTTATCTCGCAACATCACGCATCTCCAGCACCACTACATTGTTCTGGACAATTCGTATCCGTACAACACACTAACAGATGAATTGCGAGCAAGGCTTTTCTGCGGACATTGTTGGTCGTGCGACTTTGAATTGCGTAACGCTCGGACGGGCGTCTCTGGATGGCGCGATCGCCAGGGGCGGACTGATTTCGGTCGGGACGGCTCGGGTTCGTTTGGCGAAAACACGGGAGCGTTGTGACCGCAAGATCTAATTCGATCTTGGTGTCCTGGCCTGGCGTTCGCTTGGGGACGAGCCTCAACGTTCGGCCCCTCACCCCAACCCTCTCCCCCGAGTACAGGGGAGAGGGAGCTGAAGGCGATTCTCGGGTTCGTTCGGCAACAAGCCGCGGGCGCAGCGTACTCGCGGAGCCCCGGGTCTTCGGTGTGATCTCGGGTTCGTTCGGCGGTCCTGTGCTGGGTTCGTTCGGTAGAACGAAGTGGCGGAGGATGAACGGCTATCGACGTGTGACGCACCTTGCACGGCTTGGAAAGCCGTATCACGGACAGCGGTCGCAAGGGGGTGTTCTCGGGTTCGTTCGGCGCGGGCGCGCGTCGAACGTCGTCAACCGGCGGGAGTACCTAAGGACGGGAATAGAGGGATTACCTGACGGAGTGACATCCATGAACAAGCCGACTCTGCCGGACCAGTTGTCGCGTCGCCGGTTCCTGCATGCCGCGGGTGGCGGTGTGGGCGGTTTGATGCTGGGGCTGACGCCGACCGGTCTGACGCGGCTGCACGCCGCGGACACCGTTGCGCTTGCAGAGGCTGATCCGGTGGCGGCTTGGAAATCTAGGCCGCGGATCGCTCCTGTCTCGATGGTGCCCGGGCGGCACACCATCCATAGTTATTATGTCGCCAACCCCGAGAGCCCCGACGGCAAGCGGGTGCTGTTCTTCTCATCGACCCACCCTGCCGGGTATGTGGGCGAGGTGCGGATCATGGACCGCGCCACCGGCAAGGAAACCGTCCTGGCCGAGAACGTACACACCGAAGACGCCCATCGCGTCGCCTGCCAGCAATGGCTGTCGGGCGGCAAGCGGGTGGCGTATCACGAAGTAATCGACAAGAAGTGGCGGGTGGTAGTCGTTGATGTCGAAACGCTCGCCAGGACCGTTGTTGCCGAGGACCGGCAGGTCGGCTTCGGCCAGCCCGCCGGCGACCTGCTGCCGATGTACGGCTGTCACTGGAACCCCGGCACCCACCGCGACCTGGAACTGTGGGACGCCAGGACCGGACAGATCACCACGCGGGCGACCATCGCCGAAGTGCAAGCCAAGTACGGCGAATGGTTTGCGAAAGAGTTCAAGGGCAAGCCCTGCTCGATCTTCTTCCCCGTGCTCAGCCCGGACGGCAAGCGGGTGTTCTTCAAGCTGGCGGCCGGCGGCGGTGGCGACAACTTCATGGCCAAGGTCGCCAGCCAGCGGCAAGGCATTGTCTGTTATGACCTGGCCCGATCGGCGTGCATCTGGCAGCGCGGGCAGTGGGGTCACCCGGCGTGGATGCCCGATTCACGGCACATCTTCGAGGTCGGCAACATCGTCATCGATACCGACGCCGAGGGGTTCAAGTACACCAAGCTCAAGGACGTCCCCAGTCCGCGCGGATCGCACCCCTCGGTTCGCCCGGACAGCAAACTCATGGTGACCGACGGCATCAGCGAACCGATCGGGGGCAAGCCCGGCGAGTGGGGCATCGTCGTCGGCAACATGGCCGGCGGGTCCTGGACGATGATCCACAGCTTCGACCAGACCAAGGGGGCCAAGTCCTGGCGGCGGAACGACCCGCACCCGGTCTTCAGCGCCGACGGGAAACGCATCTACTATAATGTGAGCGATGGGGAGTTCTCCCGACTCTTTGTGGCGGAAGAGGGGTGAGAAGTTTTTGGATTCCCGCTTCCCGGCTCCTCGCTCCGGTTAGCCGCGACGCGGAGCGGAGCGCGCACGACTTACAAATGCGCGCCGACGATCGCATTCCGCACGACCACCCCGACCAACCCCTAACACCCCAACCCAAACATCCTCCTACAATTTTACTGATTTCCTTCTTGACGTTCGGACGATGTTATCTAAGAATAGATACCTAACTCGAACGCCTAAGAGGTGACGCATGTTGACTGTCCGCCAGATCGAACGCCTGTACGTTGCCCGTGACTTTTCCCGCCTGTTGCACGACCTGACGAGCCACCGGGCCGATGCACTGATTCGCTGGGACAAGCAGGCCAATCGCAGTGTGCTTGCCGCCGCGATGTCGGCCATTCGCCTTGATGAGCTGAGCCAGGCCCATCATGCGTTCTGCGGGACCATGGTGCGGGCGGTGCTGGCGGCACAGGAAGCGGACGGCGGCTGGGGCGATCCACTGTCGACCGCGCTTTGCCTGCGGGCGTTGCTGGCGAGCAAGGGCAACGGGGCGTCGATCGACCGCGGCATGGCGTATCTGGCGGCGGTTCAGCAGGACGCCGGCTCATTCCCCGCCGGTCCCTTCCGCCGAATGCCCGCCGACGGGCACGTGACGACCTCGGTCCTCTACCTGCTCGGCGAGTTCGAGACGTTTGCCGCGGCGGTCGACGGCTTGGGAGCCGCCGACTGGATCGAGCACAACTTGGCGACACTGGACGACCCGACCCGGGTACTCTGGCGGCACGGCAGTGTCCGCAGCCGTCGAGGCGGGCCAGGCGCCCCGCGGCTCATCCGCCGACCCGCAAGCGAGCACGTCGCGAAGGTGGCGTGACCAAGTCGCCCCGAGCGTGTGAGCCTGCATCCGAAACGAAGAGAGCACGAAGGCGCGAACGCACGAAGGAAACGCGAAGAAGGATGCTGGATCGGTGCCGTATGATCTCTAGCTCTCCATAGATTTCTGGTGATGTCTCGGGTTCAGGGTAGGCCTATTGGCTGCCTGTCCGACAGATCTCGGCACCAGGATAACGAGGAGTGCAAGAGCGCAAAGAGAGTCAATGTCCCGGCTTCTTATGCGGATCCGGTCGACTCGACACCCTTCGTGGCTTCTTCGCGCCTTCGTGCCTTCGTGTTCTCTTCGTTTCGATCACGGCTCGGCCGCTGCCGGGTAGGTCAAAACAGACAATGCCCGTCACGCCGGTTGGCGCGACGGGCATTGTCAGGGTCGTGACGAGTGATTGTCTGCGAGTGTTCTGAGACAGGGAGTACCCTGTGACCAGCAGTCGTTTACAGCTTCGCCTTCTTCTTGATGGCGTCGACCATGTCGAGCTTCTCCCAGGTGAACGTTCCGTTCTTGCCCGGGATGCGGCCGAAGTGGCCATGACGGGCCGTCTCTTTGAAGATCGGCTTGCGGAGTTGCAGGTGTTCGATGATGCCGTCCGGATCGAGCGGGAACAGGTCGCGGACGATGTCCGCGATCGTGTCCTCGGCGATCACGCTGGTGCCTTCGGTCGAGACCGAGACGCTCACCGGGTCGGCGACGCCGATCGCGTAAGCGAGCTGCACTTCGGCGTTCTTGGCGATGCCGGCGGCGACCAGGTTCTTGGCAACGTAGCGGGCCATGTAGCACGCCGAGCGGTCGACCTTGGTCGGGTCCTTGCCGCTGAAGGCGCCGCCGCCGTGGGCACCGCGACCGCCGTAGCTGTCGACGATGATCTTGCGGCCGGTCAGGCCGGAGTCGCCGTGCGGGCCGCCGACGATGAATCGGCCGGTCGGGTTGATCCAGAACTTGATGTTGTCGTTCCAGAGCTTCTTCGGGATGACGGGTTTGACGGCTTTTTCGATAATGGCGGCGGCGGCTTCGTCGCTGAACGTTCCCTGCTTGTTCAGAACGCTTTCGTCGTGCTGGGTCGAGACGACGATGGTGTGGATGCCGACGGGCTTCTCGTCTTCGTAGGCGATCGTGACCTGGCTCTTGGCGTCGGGGCGAAGCCAGTTGTACTTGCCGCTTTCCCGCAGCTCGGCGAGCTTCTCGACGATGCGATGGCTCAGGTGGATGGGCAGCGGCATGTAGACATCGGTCTCGTCGCAGGCGAAACCGAACATCAGGCCCTGGTCGCCGGCACCGGTCTTCTTCTTTTTCTTCCCGTCGGCAGCCTTGGTGACGCCGCGGCTGATGTCGGCCGACTGACCGTGCAGGGTCTTGATGACGGCGCAAGAGCGGTAGTCGAACCCGATCGCCGGGTCGTTGTAGCCGATTTCCTTGATGGTCGCGCGGGCCGTTTCTTCGACGGCGGCCAGGGCGGCGGCGGCGGCCTCGTTGTGGACGGTCACTTCG is part of the Humisphaera borealis genome and encodes:
- a CDS encoding transcriptional regulator; translation: MAERNQQPESSKASADASRGRFAYDGLERVIHERARLSILSSLAANTEGLSFSDLKQLCHLTDGNLSRQLQLLQEQGFVDVVKSTRNNRPHTQVLLSESGRERFLEYIAVLEGVVADAMQATQRRKEPITLPAAARRALG
- a CDS encoding YegP family protein, whose protein sequence is MAGKFELKKSPSGKFMFNLKAGNGQVILTSELYNEKASAENGIASVKKNSADDARFERKKSKNDEPYFVLTATNGQTIGKSEMYTTTAAMENGIASVKTNGPTAAIDDTTAA
- a CDS encoding sulfatase-like hydrolase/transferase, encoding MKRIALLLAIFCTLGTQSSFGATPPNVVVFISDDHSQLDSEAYGSTEVRTPNMARLAADGMKFTHAFVASPACGPSRTALLTGLWSARNGAEPNHKAKNANVASLPPALHALGYEVAAIGKVAHNTYAKDHGFDYVDGPNQGLSDTAAVAKFLAGRNAAKPLCLFVGTRHPHTPWSAERTYDPAAVKIPPTHVDTAVTREERASYLTDVTKSDTLLGEVRALVGQKIPGDTLFIYTADHGGAWPFGKWNLYDAGIRIPLIVAWPGRIKPGTSSDAMLCWPDLLPTLIELGGGKVPEGLDGKSFAGILRGTATAHRDRVYSTHSGDGDFNVYPIRSVRTRDWKYIRNLHPEFQHHTHISRSTGPSGLVYWKTWLAAAERDPAAAAIVKRYSERPAEELYDLTADPYELRNLASDPAHADRLAAMRADLSAWMEQQGDKQAVFGNPLLKGAPVTMITPGKKKTEK
- a CDS encoding TolB-like translocation protein → MNKPTLPDQLSRRRFLHAAGGGVGGLMLGLTPTGLTRLHAADTVALAEADPVAAWKSRPRIAPVSMVPGRHTIHSYYVANPESPDGKRVLFFSSTHPAGYVGEVRIMDRATGKETVLAENVHTEDAHRVACQQWLSGGKRVAYHEVIDKKWRVVVVDVETLARTVVAEDRQVGFGQPAGDLLPMYGCHWNPGTHRDLELWDARTGQITTRATIAEVQAKYGEWFAKEFKGKPCSIFFPVLSPDGKRVFFKLAAGGGGDNFMAKVASQRQGIVCYDLARSACIWQRGQWGHPAWMPDSRHIFEVGNIVIDTDAEGFKYTKLKDVPSPRGSHPSVRPDSKLMVTDGISEPIGGKPGEWGIVVGNMAGGSWTMIHSFDQTKGAKSWRRNDPHPVFSADGKRIYYNVSDGEFSRLFVAEEG
- the metK gene encoding methionine adenosyltransferase, whose translation is MPNPSRSNKHVSPQFRRTKHLFTSESVSMGHPDKVADQISDAVLDSIIAADPYARVACETLVTTGLVVLAGEVTVHNEAAAAALAAVEETARATIKEIGYNDPAIGFDYRSCAVIKTLHGQSADISRGVTKAADGKKKKKTGAGDQGLMFGFACDETDVYMPLPIHLSHRIVEKLAELRESGKYNWLRPDAKSQVTIAYEDEKPVGIHTIVVSTQHDESVLNKQGTFSDEAAAAIIEKAVKPVIPKKLWNDNIKFWINPTGRFIVGGPHGDSGLTGRKIIVDSYGGRGAHGGGAFSGKDPTKVDRSACYMARYVAKNLVAAGIAKNAEVQLAYAIGVADPVSVSVSTEGTSVIAEDTIADIVRDLFPLDPDGIIEHLQLRKPIFKETARHGHFGRIPGKNGTFTWEKLDMVDAIKKKAKL